A genomic segment from Fodinicola acaciae encodes:
- the cutA gene encoding divalent-cation tolerance protein CutA, with amino-acid sequence MADEPVCRVTITAPDADWLLEFSGQLVSDRLAAGAHNITPIRAVHRWDDQINDKPEAMLICHTKMSLVDEIVQRVNDQHPYVVPCVIAHVIDAGNPPYLQWIRDETR; translated from the coding sequence ATGGCTGACGAGCCAGTCTGCCGTGTCACGATCACAGCGCCGGATGCGGATTGGCTACTGGAATTCTCCGGCCAGCTGGTCTCTGACCGCCTGGCGGCCGGCGCACACAACATCACGCCGATCCGCGCGGTTCACCGCTGGGACGACCAGATAAACGACAAGCCGGAAGCGATGCTCATCTGCCACACCAAAATGAGCCTCGTTGACGAAATCGTGCAGCGCGTCAACGACCAGCACCCATACGTAGTCCCGTGCGTCATCGCGCACGTCATCGACGCGGGCAATCCGCCGTACCTCCAGTGGATTCGCGACGAGACACGGTAA
- a CDS encoding helix-turn-helix transcriptional regulator encodes MHEVLKQRRAELGLSQAELAAMAGVDKRQIRRYEAGEQQPLLSVALAIANALQISVGELAGVPTHAVNLSGDWWSSWQTFRDGEERIALQEVQFRQQAELIQMQAISHGLKADEGGGYLWRGELRLWNNDVLMGWYAATNEATRSKGVLFFALNGKGSAMRGRWLGESFDGKIVSGWGGMARTGEEATEIIEQLKAESDG; translated from the coding sequence ATGCACGAAGTCCTGAAGCAGCGGCGGGCCGAACTCGGCCTGTCGCAGGCTGAACTGGCCGCTATGGCTGGCGTCGACAAGCGCCAGATCCGCAGGTACGAGGCGGGAGAGCAGCAGCCGCTGCTCTCGGTCGCGCTCGCCATCGCGAACGCGCTGCAAATCTCGGTCGGTGAGCTGGCCGGAGTGCCGACGCACGCCGTCAATCTGTCCGGCGACTGGTGGTCGTCGTGGCAGACATTCCGCGACGGCGAGGAGCGCATCGCGCTCCAGGAAGTCCAGTTTCGCCAGCAGGCCGAGCTAATCCAGATGCAGGCCATCAGCCACGGCTTAAAAGCAGACGAGGGTGGCGGGTACCTGTGGCGCGGCGAATTGCGCCTCTGGAACAACGACGTGCTGATGGGTTGGTACGCCGCGACGAACGAAGCCACCCGCTCAAAAGGGGTGCTTTTCTTCGCCCTCAACGGCAAGGGCTCGGCGATGCGCGGGCGTTGGCTCGGCGAGAGTTTCGACGGGAAGATCGTCAGTGGATGGGGTGGCATGGCCCGCACGGGGGAGGAAGCGACCGAGATAATCGAGCAGCTGAAGGCGGAATCCGATGGCTGA